One stretch of Poecilia reticulata strain Guanapo linkage group LG21, Guppy_female_1.0+MT, whole genome shotgun sequence DNA includes these proteins:
- the hddc2 gene encoding 5'-deoxynucleotidase HDDC2 has protein sequence MAAHSEKSAGMSNMLQFMKLIGQLKRVPRTGWVYNNVKNPESVSDHMYRMAMMSLTITDPTVDRDRCIKLALAHDMAECIVGDIAPSDNVSKAEKHRREEEAMRHLSSLLPDCLKQEIYALWEEYESQSSPEARLVKQFDLLEMIMQAHEYEELEGTPGRLQEFFDSTAGRFHHPDVLQLVSSLNEQRGRSTKELKESPTDGPEPQH, from the exons atgGCAGCCCACAGTGAGAAATCAGCCGGTATGAGTAACATGCTGCAATTTATGAAACTTATTGGACAGCTAAAA AGGGTCCCACGGACCGGCTGGGTGTACAACAATGTGAAGAATCCTGAGAGCGTGTCGGACCACATGTACAGGATGGCGATGATGTCTCTGACCATCACTGACCCCACAGTAGACAGGGACAG GTGCATAAAACTCGCACTTGCCCATGATATGGCAGAGTGCATTGTGGGAGACATTGCACCGTCAGACAACGTCAgtaaagcagagaaacacagGAGAGAGGAG GAAGCAATGAGGCATCTGTCCAGTCTGCTGCCGGACTGTCTGAAACAGGAGATTTATGCTCTGTGGGAG GAGTACGAATCCCAGAGCAGTCCAGAGGCCAGGCtggtgaaacagtttgacctcCTGGAGATGATCATGCAGGCTCACGAGTACGAAGAGCTGGAGGGAACGCCAGGAAGGCTGCAGGAGTTCTTTGACTCCACCGCAG GTCGCTTCCACCACCCAGATGTCCTCCAGCTGGTCAGCTCCCTAAACGAACAAAGAGGAAGGAGCACCAAGGAGCTGAAGGAATCACCGACTGACGGCCCAGAACCTCAACACTAA
- the cenpw gene encoding centromere protein W: MLKKPPKLKSTMRSKARGNVNITADSEALIELLTLLFFSSLAEEAKAKAFEEKSATIRAHHVKAVTKKVLKKARG, encoded by the exons atgctgaaaaagccGCCGAAGCTAAAAAGCACCATGAGGTCTAAAGCCAGGGGGAACGTGAACATCACAGCGGACTCGGAGGCGTTG ATTGAACTACTTACACTACTGTTCTTCAGCAGCCTGGCTGAAGAGGCGAAGGCCAAGGCGTTTGAGGAGAAATCTGCAACAATCAGAGCTCACCATGTCAAAGCAGTGACTAAG aAAGTGCTAAAAAAGGCAAGAGGATGA
- the LOC103457725 gene encoding R-spondin-3-like — MQIPALIWMLQILSAARGPDGTSVLRFKRSDPAGSGCQVGCATCSPLNGCLSCKPRFFFHLELDGIQQRGTCMSSCPRGHYGMRSPHISTCIKCKVDCASCFSENFCTRCHPGHFLYRGKCESSCPNGLAANAALRECTECPEGCELCVGRNNCTRCRADMYLLHGQCNHTCPKGFEPDVQLMQCMPQVHCEVGEWTSWGQCVRKQNTTVHRRGEETRTRQILHFPSTSGDPCPHVSEIRKCATKKKQKSRSE; from the exons ATGCAAATACCGGCGTTAATCTGGATGCTGCAGATCCTGAGCGCTGCAAGAGGCCCGGACGGCACAAGCGTTCTGAGATTTAAAC GTAGTGATCCGGCGGGCAGCGGCTGTCAGGTAGGATGTGCGACATGCTCTCCGCTGAACGGCTGTCTGTCCTGTAAGCCTCGCTTCTTCTTCCACCTGGAGCTGGACGGCATCCAGCAGAGGGGGACGTGCATGTCCTCCTGTCCCCGAGGTCACTACGGCATGCGCTCTCCCCACATCAGCACTTGCATCA AGTGCAAGGTGGATTGCGCCTCCTGCTTCAGCGAAAACTTCTGCACCCGCTGTCATCCCGGCCACTTTCTGTACCGGGGGAAATGTGAGAGCAGCTGTCCGAACGGGCTGGCCGCAAACGCTGCACTGCGAGAATGCACAG AGTGCCCTGAAGGTTGTGAGCTGTGTGTGGGGAGGAACAATTGTACGAGGTGCAGAGCGGACATGTACCTCCTCCACGGTCAGTGCAACCACACGTGTCCCAAAGGCTTTGAGCCTGATGTCCAGCTCATGCAGTGCATGCCCCAAG TTCATTGCGAAGTTGGAGAATGGACGAGTTGGGGTCAGTGCGTTCGGAAGCAGAACACGACGGTCCACAGGCGGGGAGAGGAAACACGCACACGACAAATCCTGCATTTCCCAAGCACCTCCGGTGACCCCTGCCCTCACGTTTCAGAGATCAGgaaatgtgcaacaaaaaagaagcagaaaagcagGTCGGAATGA